A stretch of the Duncaniella dubosii genome encodes the following:
- a CDS encoding efflux transporter outer membrane subunit, which yields MKKIIFFIIALTAMTGCSGVKNLTPADSKMPEAYMPGLESDSACVADMAWWNFYTDSTLCHLIRLTLDNNRDLLKAAARVEEARQLYGIAKANMLPEVTGLAGANYETNKYNSGPTTKDPEYDLKLTVNWEVNLWGSLSWAKKSGAARFAATVDDLHAMRMTLIADVASAYFRLVALDNELAIVRQTLATREESLEQARIRFEGGLTSETVYQQAKVEYASAASLIPNIEGQITEARNAITLLMGEYPREILERGQLALNITLPESLPAGLPSTLLERRPDLRAAERRLAAAMADVGVNYANRFPNLRLAFTPGFENDALSKFFESPFTYSIGTITGSIFDFGRKKRKYQASIAVYDQARYDYEKAVINAFTEVNSAMSTYKRVKETSRLKVELRDATVKYVQLAHLQYRAGTLNYIDVLDAQRRYFDAQIGVSNALRDEYLAIINLYKVLGGGWTTDDGRTDEG from the coding sequence ATGAAAAAAATAATATTCTTCATAATAGCACTTACAGCCATGACCGGCTGCTCGGGAGTAAAAAATCTCACCCCCGCCGACTCTAAAATGCCGGAAGCCTACATGCCCGGACTGGAGTCCGACTCTGCCTGTGTCGCCGACATGGCTTGGTGGAACTTCTACACCGATTCTACGCTCTGTCACCTCATCCGTCTCACTCTCGACAACAACCGCGATCTGCTCAAGGCTGCCGCACGCGTCGAAGAAGCACGTCAGCTCTATGGTATTGCAAAGGCCAATATGCTGCCTGAAGTGACCGGACTCGCCGGCGCGAACTACGAGACAAACAAATATAACAGCGGTCCGACAACCAAAGACCCCGAATACGACCTCAAACTTACAGTCAACTGGGAAGTAAACCTGTGGGGTTCGCTGTCATGGGCCAAGAAAAGCGGAGCGGCGCGTTTCGCAGCGACGGTCGACGACCTGCATGCCATGCGCATGACACTAATTGCCGACGTGGCCTCGGCCTATTTCCGTCTCGTGGCGCTCGACAATGAGCTTGCAATTGTCCGCCAGACGCTCGCCACCCGCGAAGAGTCACTCGAACAGGCACGCATCCGCTTCGAAGGTGGGCTCACCTCCGAGACGGTCTATCAGCAGGCCAAAGTGGAGTATGCCTCTGCGGCTTCTCTAATTCCGAATATAGAAGGCCAGATTACCGAAGCCCGCAATGCAATCACACTGCTCATGGGCGAATATCCACGCGAAATTCTCGAACGCGGACAGCTTGCACTCAACATAACCCTCCCGGAATCACTTCCGGCCGGACTCCCTTCGACCCTGCTCGAACGCCGTCCCGACCTCCGCGCGGCCGAACGCCGTCTGGCTGCTGCAATGGCCGATGTAGGCGTGAACTATGCCAACCGCTTCCCTAACCTGCGTCTTGCATTCACTCCCGGTTTCGAGAACGACGCTCTGTCGAAATTCTTCGAATCCCCTTTCACCTATTCAATAGGCACTATCACAGGCTCAATTTTTGATTTCGGACGCAAGAAGCGCAAATATCAGGCTTCAATAGCTGTCTATGATCAGGCTCGCTACGACTATGAAAAAGCTGTAATCAACGCATTCACCGAAGTCAACAGCGCCATGTCGACCTACAAACGTGTCAAGGAGACAAGCCGGCTCAAAGTCGAGCTTCGCGATGCGACAGTGAAATACGTTCAGCTTGCCCATCTGCAATATCGGGCGGGAACGCTAAACTACATTGATGTCCTTGACGCGCAACGGCGCTACTTCGATGCCCAGATTGGTGTCAGCAATGCCCTTCGCGACGAATATCTGGCAATTATCAACCTCTACAAAGTCCTCGGCGGCGGCTGGACCACCGACGACGGGCGCACCGACGAAGGATGA
- a CDS encoding replication-associated recombination protein A — protein sequence MNQPLAERMRPRSLDDYIGQLHLVGPGGVVRRMIESAKVSSFILWGPPGVGKTTLARIIANSVNVPFYTLSAVSAGVRDVREVIERCKSDAMSMFTGGRPILFIDEIHRFSKAQQDSLLGAVESGVVTLIGATTENPSFEVIRPLLSRAQVYTLRPLEQSDLELLLDRAVNGDETLMAHGVKVEETTALFRFAGGDARKLLNILDLLEQSTPQGEPVVINDRVVTDRLQENPAAYDKNGEMHYDIISAFIKSVRGSDPDAALYWLARMIHGGEDPEFIARRLLILAAEDISLANPNALLLANATFDAVHKLGFPEGQIPLAECTVYLALSQKSNSTYMALHKAMDLVERTGDLPVPLHLRNAPTSLMKDMGYGRDYKYSHNYPGNFVVQQFMPDRLGHVDLWQPCDNPAEMRSAALQNQRWQSGEVKE from the coding sequence ATGAATCAGCCTCTTGCCGAGCGCATGCGTCCGCGCTCACTTGATGATTATATAGGTCAGCTTCACCTCGTCGGGCCGGGCGGGGTGGTGCGTCGTATGATTGAGTCGGCTAAAGTGTCGTCGTTTATCCTCTGGGGGCCTCCGGGAGTGGGTAAGACCACGCTTGCACGCATCATTGCCAATTCGGTCAATGTGCCCTTCTATACTCTTTCGGCTGTGAGCGCCGGGGTCAGGGATGTCCGCGAGGTCATCGAACGGTGCAAGTCAGATGCCATGAGCATGTTTACAGGTGGCCGTCCGATTTTGTTTATCGATGAAATCCACCGTTTCAGCAAGGCGCAGCAGGACAGTCTGCTCGGCGCTGTCGAGAGCGGGGTGGTGACTCTTATCGGCGCGACGACCGAGAATCCGTCGTTCGAGGTGATACGTCCGTTGCTTTCGCGTGCACAGGTCTACACTCTCCGTCCTCTTGAGCAGTCGGATCTGGAGCTTCTGCTTGACCGTGCGGTCAATGGCGACGAGACTCTTATGGCTCATGGTGTGAAGGTCGAGGAGACTACGGCGCTTTTCCGGTTTGCGGGCGGTGACGCACGTAAACTGCTGAATATCCTTGATTTGCTTGAACAGTCTACACCTCAGGGTGAGCCTGTGGTCATAAATGACCGTGTTGTGACCGACCGTCTTCAGGAGAATCCCGCCGCCTATGATAAGAATGGTGAGATGCACTACGATATCATCTCGGCTTTCATCAAAAGCGTGCGCGGCTCAGACCCTGATGCGGCTCTTTATTGGCTCGCCCGCATGATTCACGGTGGTGAGGATCCTGAATTTATCGCGCGCCGTCTGCTCATACTTGCGGCCGAGGACATAAGTCTGGCTAATCCCAATGCGTTGCTGCTGGCCAATGCGACCTTTGACGCCGTTCATAAGCTTGGTTTTCCCGAGGGGCAGATTCCGTTGGCCGAATGTACGGTCTATCTCGCGCTGTCGCAGAAGAGTAATTCGACTTACATGGCTCTCCATAAGGCAATGGACCTTGTTGAGCGTACAGGCGACCTGCCCGTGCCACTGCATCTGCGCAATGCTCCGACATCGTTGATGAAAGATATGGGCTATGGCCGGGATTATAAGTATTCACATAATTATCCGGGTAATTTTGTTGTGCAGCAGTTCATGCCCGACCGGCTCGGCCATGTTGACCTGTGGCAGCCGTGCGACAATCCGGCAGAAATGCGTTCGGCCGCCCTCCAGAATCAGCGTTGGCAATCAGGAGAGGTGAAGGAGTGA
- a CDS encoding BsaWI family type II restriction enzyme: MNEEIKDYCLDTYKFFYEKKFSELSSNGSQDLSRQKEFEVAAQKYAIKHTIIDGLKIYPNQVAALWHAIYEAHIYRKSGIKDLNVIQNVISADQSWKKSSGHAFEEMIKELATLAMGKYPIEFILQKDLNTLIKAGELSNEPRDISWLKEQVKGNIFDLYIIYTRQNKKFCFGCVQCKTSIRDRVTRDREPSIHAMESCFWSIVFVLDGDYLKNPKFQNMVNGGTKEFPENGWHGMYDVSGVYNIGRIYPLDLDFKVLRKHSKKAAEDWMKRRQWFKNDWTPE; this comes from the coding sequence ATGAACGAAGAAATAAAGGACTACTGTCTTGATACATATAAGTTTTTTTATGAAAAAAAATTTTCAGAGCTCTCAAGTAATGGAAGTCAAGATTTATCAAGACAAAAAGAGTTTGAGGTTGCGGCTCAGAAATATGCAATAAAGCATACAATTATTGATGGGCTGAAAATATATCCTAATCAAGTTGCTGCTTTATGGCATGCTATATACGAAGCTCATATTTATAGAAAATCCGGTATCAAAGATTTAAATGTAATTCAAAATGTCATTAGCGCGGATCAAAGTTGGAAAAAATCCAGTGGTCATGCTTTTGAAGAAATGATAAAGGAATTAGCAACTCTGGCCATGGGTAAGTATCCTATAGAATTTATACTTCAAAAAGATTTGAATACTCTTATAAAAGCTGGGGAGCTATCAAATGAACCGCGAGATATAAGTTGGCTGAAAGAGCAAGTAAAAGGAAATATATTTGATTTATATATTATATATACTAGGCAAAATAAGAAGTTTTGTTTTGGATGTGTACAGTGTAAAACTAGTATTCGAGATAGAGTGACAAGAGACCGAGAACCATCAATACATGCAATGGAAAGTTGTTTTTGGAGTATAGTATTTGTATTGGATGGAGATTATCTCAAAAATCCTAAGTTTCAGAATATGGTTAATGGAGGAACAAAGGAATTTCCAGAGAATGGTTGGCATGGGATGTACGATGTTTCGGGAGTCTATAATATTGGAAGAATATATCCGTTGGATTTAGACTTTAAAGTATTGCGTAAACATTCAAAAAAAGCTGCTGAAGATTGGATGAAACGACGACAGTGGTTTAAAAATGATTGGACACCAGAATGA
- a CDS encoding DNA cytosine methyltransferase, whose product MKRTLTHVDCFAGPGGICTGLTAAGFKTLVAIEYVKTCCETYSANHPEVHVIHSDIRNVGIEDIKNHVPDSGVDLVTSGMPCETFSTAGNTSRSFYDDRQFLFREGIRIAKLVKAKMILFENVPGITSKRTQKNSGAFIIDVLKSELVEAGYENYIEIILDASNFGVPQKRNRYFILASRIPDLKLEPPIPETKGVVTVEDAFKGLPNVIPNTDTVPTEYNGEESNYSLRLKNDKFWRRSEACVDYLTLQTPMKHRDATLKRFSMLEQGEGLKDLFCKFSSEKIAEFQAARILPKKMFIKRNVRLKLKEPSSTVTSHCLDEFVHPLYDRALTVRECARLQSFPDSYIFHGPFLVPHITKDVQDKYEQIGDAVPPLLAYAWGMAINKILNRI is encoded by the coding sequence ATGAAGAGAACTCTTACACATGTAGACTGTTTTGCTGGTCCGGGCGGTATATGTACGGGTCTCACAGCTGCTGGATTTAAAACATTAGTTGCAATAGAGTATGTTAAAACTTGTTGTGAGACATATTCAGCAAATCATCCAGAAGTACATGTCATACATTCTGATATTCGGAATGTAGGGATTGAAGATATTAAAAACCATGTGCCAGATTCAGGAGTGGATTTGGTAACATCAGGAATGCCATGTGAGACTTTTTCAACAGCCGGAAATACATCACGATCCTTTTACGATGATAGACAATTTTTATTCAGAGAGGGAATTAGAATTGCAAAATTAGTGAAGGCTAAAATGATTTTGTTTGAGAATGTCCCCGGTATAACATCAAAACGGACACAAAAAAATTCAGGAGCTTTTATAATCGATGTCTTGAAGTCAGAATTGGTAGAGGCAGGCTATGAGAATTATATAGAGATAATATTAGATGCTTCAAACTTTGGCGTTCCACAAAAGAGAAATCGTTATTTCATATTGGCAAGCAGAATTCCTGATTTGAAATTAGAGCCGCCAATACCTGAAACCAAAGGTGTGGTTACAGTGGAGGATGCGTTTAAGGGTTTGCCTAACGTTATTCCTAATACAGATACAGTTCCAACCGAGTATAATGGGGAAGAAAGTAACTATTCATTACGCTTGAAAAATGATAAATTCTGGCGAAGGAGTGAGGCATGTGTTGATTATCTCACACTACAGACGCCAATGAAACATAGGGATGCTACATTGAAGCGTTTTTCAATGCTTGAACAGGGAGAAGGTTTAAAAGATTTATTCTGTAAATTCTCATCTGAAAAAATAGCAGAATTTCAAGCTGCGAGAATCTTACCCAAAAAGATGTTTATAAAACGCAATGTCAGACTAAAGTTAAAAGAACCTTCATCAACTGTGACTAGTCACTGTCTGGATGAATTTGTTCATCCATTATACGATAGGGCTCTCACTGTACGTGAATGTGCCAGATTACAATCTTTTCCTGATTCGTATATATTCCATGGCCCATTTCTGGTACCGCATATAACAAAAGATGTACAGGATAAATATGAACAGATTGGAGATGCAGTTCCTCCTCTTTTGGCGTATGCTTGGGGTATGGCTATAAATAAGATTCTCAACCGAATATAA
- a CDS encoding HdeD family acid-resistance protein codes for MKTLIEKFWGQTRYWWVVLCAGILMVICGFAYWFWPVAGYAVASQIFGWLLLLVGIVQLLVASGPNRGSGWGWWLAGGVIDIFIGFMLVRSIVLSEMVFPYFIAFIFIYWGISAVCSAVVQSGRRYWWLYLVNGILLMLIGFFFIEAGWLQDMAMTSFLTSLAFIYWASRLRCSRTT; via the coding sequence ATGAAAACGCTCATTGAAAAATTCTGGGGTCAGACCCGCTATTGGTGGGTTGTCCTCTGCGCGGGAATCCTTATGGTTATCTGCGGATTTGCCTACTGGTTCTGGCCGGTAGCCGGTTATGCGGTTGCTTCACAGATATTTGGCTGGCTTCTCCTTCTCGTCGGTATCGTTCAGCTGCTCGTAGCCTCCGGTCCTAACCGTGGCAGTGGCTGGGGATGGTGGCTTGCCGGAGGTGTGATCGATATCTTCATCGGATTCATGCTCGTGCGCAGCATAGTCCTTTCGGAAATGGTGTTCCCTTACTTTATTGCATTTATTTTCATCTACTGGGGCATCAGTGCCGTGTGCAGTGCTGTCGTCCAGAGCGGTCGCCGCTACTGGTGGCTATATCTTGTCAACGGTATACTGCTCATGCTCATCGGTTTCTTCTTCATTGAGGCCGGATGGCTTCAGGACATGGCGATGACAAGCTTCCTGACATCTCTGGCATTCATCTACTGGGCTTCTCGATTGCGATGCTCTCGTACGACATGA
- a CDS encoding transporter substrate-binding domain-containing protein, with protein MSNDNHTPDRSSNGGQTVPDRHKGLRSLFRAPSGGILLSLLLMAIFVVVTVKGCSSPVPSRGYEYVRGRGDTINVAIDYSPMSIYRYGDSLAGFNYEMMKGMAALYGDHVKFYPIASINEALDELQRGKYDVVISDLPITASRRESFRFTEPVYLDKQVLISRDTTIRSRLDLAGKEVWALRNSPVAERLQNLSHEIGDTIIIRHDSIRSAEQLFMLTAMGKIPRAVINEAKATLLAKDYPEVDISTPVSFTQFQSWVVNKSDSVLADTLDAQIRRFKETPEYEALVRRYLTHVVEDAVTQSADTTAKK; from the coding sequence ATGTCAAATGACAATCATACACCGGATCGCTCTTCCAATGGCGGTCAGACCGTCCCCGACAGACACAAGGGACTCCGTTCGCTCTTCCGCGCACCCAGCGGAGGCATACTGCTGTCGCTCTTGCTGATGGCAATCTTCGTTGTGGTTACAGTCAAAGGCTGTTCTTCGCCCGTCCCGTCGCGCGGATATGAGTATGTCCGCGGCCGTGGCGACACCATCAACGTGGCCATAGACTATTCGCCAATGTCCATATACCGCTACGGAGACTCTCTCGCGGGCTTCAACTATGAAATGATGAAGGGGATGGCCGCTCTCTACGGCGACCATGTGAAATTCTATCCCATTGCGTCGATCAACGAAGCCCTCGATGAACTTCAGAGGGGAAAATATGACGTTGTGATTTCCGACCTGCCCATCACGGCCTCACGTCGCGAGAGTTTCCGTTTCACCGAGCCGGTCTATCTTGACAAACAGGTGCTCATCAGCCGCGATACCACCATCCGTTCGCGTCTCGACCTTGCCGGGAAAGAAGTGTGGGCGCTCAGAAACTCTCCCGTGGCCGAGCGTCTGCAAAACCTCTCGCATGAAATCGGCGACACTATTATCATCCGCCATGACTCGATCCGCAGCGCCGAACAGCTGTTCATGCTGACTGCAATGGGCAAAATTCCCCGTGCGGTCATAAATGAGGCGAAGGCCACTCTGCTCGCAAAGGATTATCCCGAGGTCGATATCTCCACTCCGGTCTCATTCACGCAGTTCCAGTCGTGGGTGGTCAACAAGTCGGACTCGGTGCTCGCCGACACGCTCGACGCTCAGATACGCCGGTTCAAGGAGACTCCAGAATATGAAGCCCTTGTCAGGCGCTATCTGACGCATGTGGTCGAGGATGCCGTGACGCAGTCTGCCGACACGACCGCTAAAAAGTGA
- a CDS encoding putative porin, giving the protein MKKYILIIFTIIAAGFSVAAADDIPDDSLSYSWRVVQPLGLRERMPLDTLLYNYHKTAVPSSYSPAFATTGNQASVGKNMIFMQSNPMSDFFFRDAKQFWIPDIETMRFYNSRIPMTQLGYNTGGGREIAQDWLRMMFSGNLNKRTQIGAQLSYPYSKGSYNYQAAKGMVWGLSGSYTGDRYEFQGFFNAYNMLNKENGGITDDLYILDPAQLQGGVSSINAKSIPTNLTAAHSRVSGKQFYMNHRYKVGYWREEKDENDSIVSREYIPVSSFIWTFDYNAARHKFTNTSASEEESFWTNHYMSTAATTDKTSYSSMRNTVGVSLLEGFNKYAKAGLGAFLTHELRTYHQTDDTLAISGPDRPEGLTPYPFESRLKGKETQNLLYVGAQLVKQQGHLLNYEATASLGLIGPVAGEIKADGNVSTRIKLLGDTVTVKGYGHFSNTTAPYLMNNYISNHFAWMNDFGKTRRLRFGGILNLPHTGTHVDVGVENVQNHIYFGPDMLPVQNGGSVQVFSVQLQQNFRWRALNWENSLIYQKSSDDAVIPLPQFAVYSNLFLNFKVAKVLEVQMGVDMDYYTKYYAPGYQPATMAFYNQREIKCGNYPFMNAYANFKLSRARFFVLYSHLNQGLFGNDDYFSLPHYPLNPRRFQMGVIVDFMN; this is encoded by the coding sequence ATGAAAAAATATATACTAATTATTTTCACCATAATAGCGGCCGGATTCAGCGTCGCGGCTGCCGATGATATTCCCGACGACTCACTGTCATATTCATGGCGCGTCGTGCAGCCGCTCGGGCTGCGTGAACGTATGCCACTCGACACACTCCTCTACAACTATCATAAGACTGCCGTTCCCTCGTCCTACAGCCCTGCATTTGCCACCACCGGCAATCAGGCATCGGTCGGCAAAAATATGATATTCATGCAGAGCAATCCGATGAGCGATTTCTTTTTCCGCGATGCCAAGCAGTTCTGGATTCCCGACATAGAGACAATGCGTTTCTACAACTCGCGCATCCCGATGACCCAGCTTGGCTACAATACCGGTGGCGGACGTGAAATTGCTCAAGACTGGCTGCGCATGATGTTCTCCGGCAATCTCAACAAACGAACGCAGATCGGTGCACAGCTCTCATACCCCTATTCAAAGGGTAGCTACAACTATCAGGCAGCCAAGGGAATGGTCTGGGGCCTGTCAGGTTCATATACTGGCGACCGCTATGAGTTTCAGGGATTTTTCAATGCCTACAATATGCTCAACAAGGAGAACGGCGGCATCACCGACGACCTCTACATCCTTGACCCGGCTCAGCTTCAGGGCGGTGTCTCGTCGATTAACGCTAAGAGTATTCCGACCAACCTTACGGCCGCCCACTCGCGTGTCTCAGGCAAGCAGTTCTACATGAACCACCGCTACAAGGTGGGCTACTGGCGCGAGGAAAAGGACGAAAACGACTCTATCGTATCTCGTGAATATATCCCCGTGTCGAGTTTCATCTGGACTTTCGACTACAACGCTGCGCGCCACAAATTCACAAACACCAGCGCGTCGGAGGAGGAGAGTTTCTGGACAAACCACTACATGAGTACGGCAGCCACCACCGACAAGACCAGCTACAGCTCCATGCGCAACACCGTCGGTGTCTCCCTGCTCGAAGGTTTCAACAAATATGCCAAGGCCGGGCTCGGAGCGTTTCTCACCCACGAACTGCGCACCTATCATCAGACCGACGACACTCTTGCCATATCAGGCCCTGACCGTCCGGAGGGGCTGACTCCCTATCCGTTCGAGTCGCGTCTCAAAGGCAAGGAGACACAGAATCTCCTCTATGTCGGCGCACAGCTCGTCAAGCAGCAGGGGCATCTGCTCAATTATGAGGCGACGGCAAGTCTCGGACTCATCGGCCCGGTGGCCGGCGAAATCAAGGCCGACGGCAATGTCTCGACCCGTATCAAGCTTCTCGGCGACACAGTTACGGTCAAGGGCTACGGTCATTTCAGCAACACGACCGCGCCATATCTCATGAACAACTATATCTCGAACCATTTCGCGTGGATGAATGATTTCGGCAAGACTCGCCGGCTGCGTTTCGGTGGCATACTGAATCTGCCTCACACCGGGACACATGTCGATGTCGGGGTCGAAAACGTCCAGAACCACATCTATTTCGGCCCGGATATGCTTCCCGTCCAGAACGGAGGAAGCGTGCAGGTGTTCAGTGTGCAGCTTCAGCAGAATTTCCGCTGGAGGGCGCTCAACTGGGAAAACTCGCTCATCTATCAGAAATCGTCGGACGACGCGGTCATCCCGCTCCCGCAGTTTGCCGTCTATTCGAATCTTTTCCTCAACTTCAAGGTGGCCAAGGTGCTTGAGGTGCAGATGGGTGTCGATATGGATTACTACACGAAATATTATGCGCCCGGCTATCAGCCCGCGACAATGGCTTTCTACAATCAGCGCGAAATCAAGTGTGGCAACTATCCGTTTATGAATGCCTACGCCAATTTCAAGCTCTCGCGCGCGCGTTTCTTCGTGCTCTATTCCCATCTCAATCAAGGGCTGTTCGGCAACGACGACTATTTCTCGCTTCCGCACTATCCGCTAAATCCGCGACGTTTTCAGATGGGTGTGATTGTCGATTTCATGAACTGA
- a CDS encoding ECF transporter S component: protein MDATLRLHSLPFSSVRTYLTAALFVIGNIALPQLLHLVPQGGVTWLPIYFFTLVGAYKYGWRVGLLTALASPVVNSLMFGMPPVAALPAIMLKSVLLALIAGWTASCFNKASLLMLVAVVLGYQVLGTLGEWVMKADFYAACQDFRIGIPGMLLQIIGGWIMINFVIRRN from the coding sequence ATGGACGCAACTCTACGACTCCACTCACTGCCCTTCAGCAGTGTCCGCACTTATCTGACGGCAGCCTTGTTTGTCATAGGCAACATTGCCCTCCCGCAGCTCCTCCATCTTGTCCCGCAGGGTGGTGTGACATGGCTTCCGATCTACTTCTTCACACTCGTCGGTGCTTACAAATATGGCTGGCGTGTCGGGCTTCTTACGGCTCTTGCCTCACCAGTGGTCAATTCACTCATGTTCGGCATGCCGCCGGTGGCTGCTCTTCCTGCCATCATGCTCAAATCCGTACTCCTTGCGCTCATCGCCGGATGGACCGCCTCGTGCTTCAACAAAGCTTCCCTGCTCATGCTTGTGGCTGTCGTGCTCGGCTATCAGGTGCTCGGCACTCTTGGCGAATGGGTCATGAAAGCCGACTTCTATGCTGCCTGTCAGGATTTCCGAATCGGTATCCCCGGCATGCTGCTTCAGATTATCGGCGGATGGATAATGATAAACTTCGTCATCCGTCGCAATTGA
- a CDS encoding DUF1893 domain-containing protein, giving the protein MIPAAEFRQTAIDRLHAVPCSCVIVRGDSVTVCHGRGVSDLYRIYTTQPWLLSGAFVADRVIGKGAAALMIAGDVAGVYTDLISVQALELFRSVGIEPEFARSVPNIINRTGDGICPVETLCRDCVTASACIPLIADFIEKINQKH; this is encoded by the coding sequence ATGATTCCGGCAGCTGAATTCCGTCAGACAGCCATTGACCGTCTCCATGCCGTACCCTGCTCGTGTGTGATAGTGAGAGGCGACAGTGTGACCGTCTGCCACGGACGCGGTGTAAGTGACCTATACAGGATTTATACCACACAGCCGTGGTTGCTTTCCGGTGCATTCGTTGCCGACAGGGTGATAGGCAAGGGGGCTGCCGCCCTCATGATTGCAGGAGATGTCGCAGGTGTCTACACCGACCTGATAAGCGTTCAGGCTCTCGAACTGTTTCGCTCGGTCGGCATCGAGCCTGAGTTTGCCCGCAGTGTGCCCAACATCATCAACCGCACCGGCGACGGCATCTGCCCGGTCGAGACACTGTGTCGCGACTGTGTCACCGCCTCTGCGTGTATCCCGCTGATCGCGGACTTCATTGAAAAGATAAATCAGAAACATTAA
- a CDS encoding aldo/keto reductase, producing MKQEDKKGLNRRDFLKRLGAGASVLGVGLVGCDSKNNVVTGNQTALHDIPVDKMEYRTNPKTGEKVSLLGYGCMRWPTVGGGSGRDQADEIDQEMVNRLIDTAISHGVNYFDTSPAYCKGRSERATGIALKRHPRESFYVATKLSNFSPSTWSRKASLDMYHNSFKELQVDYIDYLLLHGIGMGDDGMEALRGRYIDNGVLDYLLKEREAGRIRNLGFSYHGDIAVFDYLLSKHDEYKWDFVQIQLNYLDWKHAKEINPRNTNAEYLYGELAKRGIPAIIMEPLLGGRLSNLHDHVVARLKQAEPDRSVASWAFRFAGTHPDVLTVLSGMTYMEHLEDNLRTYAPFKPLTDDEMQFLYDTADLMMQYPTIPCNDCKYCMPCPYGLDIPAILLHYNKCVNEGNIPSGRDGDEYRRARRAFLVGYDRSVPRLRQASHCIGCNQCGPHCPQSIDIPAELHRIDAFVEQLKQNV from the coding sequence ATGAAACAGGAAGATAAAAAGGGTTTGAACCGCCGCGATTTCTTGAAACGTCTTGGTGCCGGTGCGTCGGTGCTCGGCGTCGGTCTCGTCGGCTGTGATTCGAAAAACAATGTGGTGACCGGCAATCAGACCGCGCTCCACGACATCCCTGTCGACAAGATGGAATACCGTACCAATCCCAAGACTGGCGAGAAAGTGTCGCTGCTCGGCTATGGGTGTATGCGCTGGCCTACGGTCGGAGGCGGAAGCGGCCGCGATCAGGCAGACGAGATTGATCAGGAGATGGTCAACCGTCTGATCGACACCGCTATCTCGCATGGCGTGAACTATTTCGATACATCGCCTGCATATTGTAAAGGCCGTTCGGAGCGGGCCACCGGCATAGCTCTCAAGCGTCACCCGCGCGAGAGTTTCTACGTCGCCACCAAACTTTCAAACTTCTCCCCCTCGACATGGAGCAGGAAAGCCTCGCTCGACATGTATCACAATTCTTTCAAGGAACTGCAGGTCGACTACATAGACTATCTTCTTCTCCACGGAATCGGCATGGGCGACGACGGCATGGAGGCGCTCCGTGGCCGTTATATTGACAACGGCGTGCTCGACTATCTGCTTAAGGAGCGCGAGGCGGGACGCATCCGTAACCTCGGCTTCTCCTATCACGGCGATATCGCCGTGTTCGACTATCTTCTGTCGAAGCACGACGAATACAAATGGGATTTCGTGCAGATTCAGCTCAACTATCTCGACTGGAAGCATGCCAAGGAAATCAATCCGCGCAACACAAACGCTGAATATCTCTATGGAGAGCTTGCAAAACGCGGCATCCCTGCCATAATAATGGAGCCTCTGCTCGGAGGCCGTCTGTCTAACCTGCACGACCATGTGGTGGCGCGTCTGAAGCAGGCCGAGCCTGACCGCAGCGTGGCTTCGTGGGCATTCCGCTTTGCCGGGACTCACCCCGATGTGCTGACCGTCCTCAGCGGCATGACCTATATGGAGCATCTTGAAGACAATCTGCGCACCTACGCTCCCTTCAAGCCGCTCACCGACGATGAAATGCAGTTTCTCTATGACACCGCCGACTTGATGATGCAATATCCCACCATTCCCTGCAATGACTGCAAGTATTGCATGCCCTGTCCCTACGGTCTCGACATCCCGGCCATATTACTGCATTATAATAAATGTGTCAACGAAGGAAATATCCCTTCCGGGCGTGATGGAGACGAATACCGCCGTGCGCGGCGCGCCTTCCTCGTGGGCTACGACCGCTCAGTCCCGCGTCTGCGTCAGGCGAGCCACTGCATCGGCTGTAATCAGTGTGGCCCGCACTGTCCGCAGTCGATCGACATCCCGGCCGAACTTCACCGTATCGACGCTTTTGTCGAACAGCTTAAACAGAATGTGTGA